The DNA segment GCTTACGCACATAGAAAAGAGTGCAGGAGAGGAAGAGCTGGCATACAATCAAATGCTGTATCGTATTATGATAGAGAAAAAAAGTGAGGATATTGCGGAGGTGGAGGCACTTCTTGAAAAAAAAGAGACAGAGAAAATCAAAAAGGATCAGAAACAGGATCAGCAGGTACAAATCGGTATTTTACAATATTTGCTTGGCCTGCAGTATTCCTATATGAAAAACCGCCGACAGATGGAGCTGTATCTGAACAAAGCCCGAGGGAATCTAAAAGGTACGCCATATCATAAAAAAGTAAAGCAGCTGTTAAACAAAGCATGATTTCGTTTAAGACGCGGGAGGAATTGCATGAATATACTATGGAATCTTGACAAACGCTGTCAGGAAATTTTAAAGAGGCTGATGTATGCCGGAGGATATCTGAAAATACAGGATCTTGCGGATGAAATGCAGATTTCAAGACGAAGTGTTTATTATGACATTACAAAAATCAATGAATGGCTGGAGGATCAGGACATTGATCCGCTTGTACAGGAACGCGGTAAGGGTATTTTTGTCAGCAGTGATCAGTCCCGAAGGATACAGGAGGCATTAAGCGACCAGGGAAGTGATAATTATCATGTATTTACGCCGGAGGAACGAAGCCGGATCGAGATATGTGCAATTATTATCCGTTCTCATCCCCTGTATATCGAGAATTTCATGGAGGTATGCCAGGTCAGCCGAAATACGGTGATCAATGACCTTAAAAATGTTATTCGCTTCCTGGAAAATTACAATCTTGAGCTGACGTATGATATCAAAAGCGGGTATCGCATTGCCGGGGATACCATTAAAAAGCGTGCTATTTTCTTTATGCTGTTTCCATCTCTGTGGGAATATTACGACCGCCAGGTTGTGCTAGCGGAAAATGAGCAGCGCATTCGTGAGATACTGGTTAAGCTCAAAAAAATCGAAAGTGAGCTGCACGCAGAGTATGTGAGCGGAGTGCTTCCCACACTGGCTGTTTTTATGTCAACCATTGATAAACGAAGCGATGAGCTGACATTCTCGGATATGGATGAGGAGGAGATTGTGGAAACAAGGGAGTATCAGCTTGTTTCACAATATTTCCCGGATCTGGAAAACGGGGAGAAAATCTATGTGACACTGCATCTGCTTGGCTCCCGCCTTCAGACGATACCTGTCAATGTCATGAAGGAGCAGGATGAAACATATGAGATATCCAAAAATCTGGTGCATGAATTTGAACGTCTGACCTGTATTTTCTTCGATCAGGAGGAGGAGCTGGTGGATGCGATTAATGCACATTTGAAGACCTCATTGTATCGTTACCGCTATGGTATTCAGCTGGGAAATCCGATGCTGAACAGTATAAAAACAGAATATGAGGAGCTTTATGAAATTACGAAGAAATCCTGTGAGTATCTGGAGAAGAAGCTGGGCTGTCTGATTTCTGATGCCGAGGTTGCCTATATCACCCTGCATTTTGGGGCATTTCTGACGACCAATCAGACACAGAAGCGCAATCTTCGTATTCTCATTATCTGTCCAAATGGCATTGGTACAGGAAATATGCTGCGCAATGAGGTGGCTTCTCTGGTTCCGCAGGCGACGGAAATCGTGAATCTGCCATTGAGTCAGTATGAGGAAGACCATGATTTTGATGTAGTGATTTCCACGGTTGTATTGCCAAAGGAAAAGAAGCTCATTGTCGTGCATCCGATTCTGACCGATCAGGACAGGGTTACGATTTTACGTAACTGCATGTATACGGAACCGCAGGCAAATCTGCAGATTCAGGAGATTGTACGTCTGGCAACCAGCTATATCCCGTCTTCTAAACTGAATGAGTTTGAGAAGGATTTGCAGGACTACTATTCCAGTATTCAGATTCGTACGGTACCGCACCGTAATTTTGGACAGAATCTGGTCTATTATCTCAAGCCGTCCCATATTCAGATTTGCAGAGATGCATGCGACTGGGAGGAAGCACTGCGCTTGTCCTGTAAACCGCTGCTTATGGAAGATTCCATTACGCAAGAATATGTTGAGGCGATTGTCGCGGATCAGAAGAACCGGGGACTGATGATGTTTCTGGCAGATGGTCTTGTTCTCGCACATGCCGCAATCGAAAAAGGTGTAAAGCAGCTGGATGTGGCTTTGTGCACCTTTAAACATCCGGTCACCTTTCTGAATGGAAAGCAGGCCCGTATCATCATCGTGTTATGTGCGGAGGATCAGACAAAGCATATCCGTATCCTGAATGATGTACTCAATATATTCTCGAAAAAGAAGAGTATTGAGCAGCTTACCGCACTGGACAGCAGTGAGGATATTCAGGGCTATATCCGCTCACATACACAGGAAAACGAGGGCTAATTCACGATTAAGCGATTACAAATTGCACAATATCTAACATTTTGCACAAAAACGGGAAAAGAATTGGTCTTGTATTTCTAATCAAAAAAAAAGATAATGAAAACGTAAAGAGGTAGGGTTATGACATCTATGGAAAAACTGTTACAGGAAAAAAACTGTTACCTGAGAGATCGGGTACAGGACTGGAAAGAAGCTGTTCACATTGCTTGTGAACCACTGATTGAGCAGAATTACTGCACAACGGCATATGAAGATGCCATCTACGAAATCACAGAGAAGCTTGGGCCATACTATGTACTCTGTGAAAACCTGGCACTGATTCACGCCAGCAATCAATCCGGTGTCAATGACACGCAGATGGCTGTGACCGTGCTGAAGGAACCGGTGAAATTCAAGCCGGACGGATATGATGTCCGTGTACTGGTAACTCTGGTTGCCAAAGACAGCGAGTCCCATATGGAAGGGATTCAGGCTGTATCCAACATCTTCTCCGATGAGAAGAAGGTTCAGAAAATTCTGGACGCAACATGCCCTAAGGAAATATTCGACCTGTTTATTTCCAATGCATGTGAAAAATAGCGTTAACTAATTGAAAGGGAGGATTTACACATATGTTAGACTTTATTATCAACATACTGTCCACACCTGCAATTCTTGTAGGTCTGATGTCTTTGCTGGGTCTTGCGCTTCAGCGTAAGCCAATCGAAGATATTATCAAGGGAACCGTAAAAACAATCGTCGGCTTCCTCGTATTAACTGCCGGATCAAGCTTCCTGCAGACAGGTTCATTGAACGCTTTCGGTGATTTGTTCAACTATGCATTCAGTATGCAGGGAGTTGTTCCAAACAACGAGGCAATCGTTTCTCTGGCTTTGAAGGATTTTGCTACAGATACTGCATATATTATGTGTCTGGGTATGATCTTCAATATCGTAATGGCTCGTTTCTCAAGAATGCATTACATTTTCTTAACAGGTCATCACACTCTTTACATGGCATGTATGCTTGCCGTTATTCTTAACGTTGGTGGTCTTGAAGGCTTCCAGCTGTGGCTGGGCGGCGGCTTGCTGCTTGGCTTCATCATGGCACTGTCTCCTGCATATTGTCAGCCGACAATGCGTAAGATTACAAAGACGGATGAGCTTGGTTTCGGACACTTCGGTGGTGCCGGTTACTGGTTTGCTGCACAGTGTGGGAAGCTGTTCAAAGGAAAAGGGAAATCAACTGAAGAGGTTAACTTCCCACAGCGTCTGACATTCCTGCGTGATACAACAGTCGCTATTGGTCTTACAATGGTTGTATTCTTCCTGATCGTAACTGCAGTTGCAGTTGGAAAAGGTATTCTGAGCGCTGATGCTGCTGAAATTGTTAAAACATATCCAAACCTGGCTGGTCTGTTGAACGTTGGGGCTGAAACAAAGACACACTGGGCTGTATGGGCAATTACAAGCGGTCTGAGCTTCGCCGGTGGTGTTTACATCATCCTGAGCGGTGTTCGTCTGATCGTTGGTGAAATCGTTCCTGCATTCCGTGGTATCGCTGAAAAGCTGGTTCCAGGTGCTGTACCTGCTATTGACTGTCCGGTTGTATTCCCATATGCACCAAACGCTGTACTGATTGGCTTCCTGGTATCCTTCCTTGGAGGTATCGTAGGTCTGTTTGTACTTGGCTTCATCGATGCAAACATCATGAGCGTTGCGCTGATTCTGCCTGGTGTTATTCCTCACTTCTTCTGTGGAGCAACTGCTGGTGTATTCGCAAATGCTGAGGGTGGTTTAAAGGGTTGTGTATTCGGAAGCTTCATGCACGGATTACTGATTACCTTCCTGCCTGCAATCTGTATGCCGGTTATGGGAGCATTGAACTTTGCTAATACTACATTCTCCGATGCAGACTTCTCATGGATGGGAATCGTCTTCGGTAATATCGCACAGTTTATCCAGGGTGCTGGCCTGTTAGGTGTCTGTGTGGTTGTATTCCTGATTCCTATCGTGTACAATTATGTTGCACCTAAGAAAGCAAAAAAAGCTGAATAAGCTTTGGGAAGAAGGAAATTAACTTATGGAAATCAGAAGCATTATGTGTTGCTGCGGACAGGGTCTTGGAAGCAGCATGATCGTCAGCATGAACGTCGAGAAGGCTCTGAAAAAGCTGGGAGTATCCGGTGTCAGAGTAGAGCACACTGCACTTGGTGAAATCACTGAAAACAGTGCTGATCTGTTTGTGGTAGGAGCTGACCTTGCTCCTCAGATGACAAACTATAAAAACAAGATCATCTTAAATCAGCTTATGGACATGAATGAAATCGAAACTAAGCTGAAAGAAGCATTCGGTCTTTAAGAAAACAGAAAAAGAAGGCTGTTTCTTCCATCCTTCTTTTTCTTTACAAATTTTTAACGGAAAACAGCAGAAAGAGGCATAGAAAATGCCGGAATCTACACAGCTTTATATGATTGTGTAATCTGAAAGAAAGCAGTAACACTTCTGCTGATAGTAAAAAGGAGGTAGTATCATTGGAAACATCACAACTGAACGAGCTGCAGGTATTCGCTGCACAATTAAGAATAGATATACTGGAAATGCTGGAACACAGAGGCTATGGACATCTGGGAGGTTCCCTTTCCATCGTTGAACTGATGAGTGTATTGTATGGCAAACAGCTTCATGTAGATCCGAAGCAGCCACAGATGGAAGACCGTGACATGGTTGTTTTATCCAAAGGACATGCCGGGCCTGCCTGGTACTGTGCGTTGGCAGAGAAGGGGTTCTTTGATAAAGAATGGCTGATGACCTTAAATGACGGCGGTACACGGCTGCCAAGTCATCCAGATCGGTTAAAAACACCCGGGGTAGATATGACTACCGGTTCTTTGGGGCAGGGAACAAGTGCTGCTGCCGGTATTGCGACAGGTTTAAAAATGAAAGGCTCCAATCGCTATGTATATATGATCGTCGGTGATGGAGAGCTGAATGAAGGACAATGCTGGGAAGCATTCCAGTACGTGGCAAATTATAAGCTGAATAACTGCATCGTAGTGATTGATGATAATAAGCGTCAGCTTGACGGCTTTACAAAGGATGTCATGAATCCGTTCAGTATTCCAGATAAAATGAAGGCATTTGGCTTTGATGTTCAGGTTGTTAAGGGAGATGACATCGAAGCGATTGATGCAGCTATTGATCGTGCAAAAGCAGTAGAGGATCAGGCAGTCTGCATCGTATTGGATACAATCAAAGGACAGGGTGTTCCTTATTTTGAAAAGATGGTTTCCAATCACTCTGTTAAGTTTAACAACGATGAGGTTATCAGTGAAACGCATAAGGCAATTCAGGAATTAAAACAGTTTATTGAAAAGGAGGGACAGTAGGATGTTTACTCTTAGCAAGGATCGCAGCAAAAAAGGCAAAGAGCTGCGTATGGTAGTCGTGGAAACGTTGCAGGATATGATGAAAAGTGATGATTTAGTTGTCGCTATGGAGGCTGATCTTGGCGGTGCCAGTGGGTTTACAAAAATTCAAAAGAGCAATCCGGATCGTTTCATTCAGTGCGGTATTTCTGAAGCGAATATGACCGGAGTAGCAGCGGGCTTATCCGTAACAGGCTTCAAGCCGTATTTACATACGTTTGGGCCATTCGCATCCAGAAGAATCTATGATCAGGTGTTCCTGTCCGGTGCTTATGCAGGAAATACAATGAATATTTACGGCTCTGATCCTGGGTTTGCCGCAGGGCCAAACGGTGGTACGCATACAACGTGGGAGGATGTTGCCTTAATGCGTGCAATTCCCCAGGCTGTTGTATGTGATGCAGCGGATGAAGTGCAGCTTGACTGGATCATAAGGGAATTCGCCAAGATGGAAGGCGTTCATTATTTCCGTGCCAACCGTAAGGATGTGCGTAATGTATATGAAAAAGGCTCTACCTTTGAAATGGGAAAAGGAAACATCGTCAGAGAAGGAAGCGATGTTCTCATTATTTCCGCAGGTCAGCTGGTGAGTGATGCGCTGGATTGTGCAGAGAGACTGGAACAGGAAGGAATTTCTGCAGAGGTTATCGATATGTTTTGTATCAAGCCGCTGGATGAGGAATTGATTATCAGAGAGGCTGCCGGTAAAAAGGCGGTTGTATCCTTTGAAAATCATTCCGTTATCGGTGGACTGGGTAGTGCTGTTGCAGAGGTTCTGGCAGAACATAATATCTGCGTGAAGTTCAAAAGACATGGTGTCTGTGAACGGTTTGGACAGGTAGGAACACCGGAGTTCTTACAGAAGGAATTCCATTTGACTGCGGATGATTTGTATGAAACAGTACAGGGTGTCTTAAAATAAGGAAATCGTAATATATAACGAAAAGAGCATATTTTCATTTCTATGCTCTTTTTCATATAAAGTCGTGAATTTTACTGTACAGGTATTTTATAATAAGGAAGTCTTTGTTCTGCTGTTTGCAGAGAGATTAACTACCCGAATCTGTACACAGTAGGTCTGCTTATACAACCAAAAGCGGGCTGTTAAATTCCTCCTGCCACTCAATTTCCATCGCACCATCAGCCGTTATATGAATGGGAAGTATACTGTAGGTGGAGCTTCTCAGATCATCCGGATGCCAGTGATCAAGCAGTATATAAGGTTGATCATTTACAAAAAAGATGCAGGTTCCCTGACCGTCAAAGGTTGTACGATAGGATGGGCCGGTACATGGATTATCAATCAGCTTCCATGGCCCAATCAAATGTGTGCTGATACCATACAGGGAAGGATTAGGTTCCCAGCCTGTGCATCCGGAGGTAACCATATAATAGCAGTTCCGGTAATGCATAATGCATGGAGCTTCGCGCTCCTGATCCTGAAATATACTGAAGTACGATCCTGTAACATTCAGATAATCATTATCCAATCTGGAAAAATTGATAGTTTTATTATAATTTGCACTGTGAATCAGCCAGGCACTTCCTTCCGAATCCTGAAACAATGTCATGTCTCTGCTGTCCTGCCGGTTTGGCTGAAAGCTTTTCAAATATTGAAACGGCCCCGTTGGGGATGATGAAACAGCCACATTGACACCGGCATAAAAATAATCACTTGTATCTGCGTGCGTGTACATTATGAATTGTTTTGTGTGCTTATTGTACAAAACTCTTGGCCGCTCACATATCTTTGTGGTATGCAGCATATGCCCGGGATCCTGTGACATTGGCGCAAGAACGATGCCTTCATTGTCCCAGTGCTCTAAATCAGACGATGAATAACAGGAAATTCCAATGAAATCCACATGTCTGTTAATCGTTTCCGTATCTTTATTTTCTCCATACCAGTAATACATGCCTTCGTGCTGCAGTATCATACCGCCATGTGCCTGAATGGCAGAACCGTTTGTATCTGTCCAAAGTGTTTTATTTTTCATATATTTCCTCACCTGTTTATTATATCTTATGGAATAGCTAATTTAAGAATCAGATAGCTTGATATCGCTGCTGCGTATAATTGCACGGCAATAGGTAATCATTTTCTCAGCTAATTCCTTGGGAGTATCTGAAAGTAAATCCTCACTGATCCAGCTGATGGCCATGGAAACACAGCCTCCAATCATAAAGGAATAGCATGCCCAGTATTTTTCAGTTTCATGCGGATGGTAAGTGAGCAGCCAGCTTTCAAGGCATCTCGCATATATCTGCTGTTTCAAACGCCTGTAAAAACCCATATCTCCATTCGAACCAAGCAATGCGCACATAATATCTGCATGCTCCTGTACAAGCTCAAGCGCAGAAATGAACAGTGGAAGTGGATCGGACAGGATTGTTTGATAGTCTTCCCGGTTGAAAATAACCTCCATTCTTCCAATAATGCTATCTTCTGCTTTTCTTACCATCTCATGGATATCGCTGTAATGAAGATAAAATGTACTTCTGTTCATGTGGCATTGCTTTGTTAGCTCTGTTACCGTTATTTCATCGATACTCTTTTCCTTCATCAGAATAGCCAGCTCATGATACAGCAGTTTTTTTGTTCTTCTTACTCTTTTGTCCTTAGCCTCTATCATGATAACCTCCTTTTCCATAGGACAGTATGAAAATTAACCAGCTATGAGAAGCAAACAAAGGGCATCCTATGATTGTACCCGCGTCTGTCGTTTCTGTCTAGAAACCATACTGTCTGTAATATAAACACGCTTTTCTTTTCGATTCTTATTTGCTTTAGGCAGCTTAGACCATGCCATTTGGCTTGTAAGCTAATCTGTAGCTTTCATCCTTTTATAAGAAGCCTATAAACAGTCTGTCAGACTGCCTTTTTTCTATTCTTACTCTCATACATTCGTTGATCTGCGATGCTAATCAGCTTATCAAGATTCCCCATATCCTGAGGATAGGATGCACTGCCATAGCTGACACCGAGAAAGCTGATTGCCCCAAAACGAAACGTTAGGGAGGTCAGCTTCTTTAAAATATCGGAAGGAGATTCCTTTTTTGACAGGATGATAAACTCATCACCAGAAATACGGTACGCCTGCGCATCATGCTTATTGCATATCTCTCTCAGCAATCCGGAAAAGGTACACAGATATTGATCTCCATTAGCATGTCCATAGCTGTCGTTGATCTGCTTAAAATGATCTAAGTCCAGAAACAATACATGAAACCTGTCTAGCCTGGCATAAAATTCTTCATAATCACGGTACAGGGCTGCCCTGTTTTTTAATCCGGTCAACGTATCTATAGAGGCAATCGTTTTCAAATTCCCAATAACCTGTCCATTCAACAGAACCTCTCTGATCAGACGAAAGCTAAACAAAAGGTTACAGGCGATAACGATAAACGTCAGGATTTGAAGCAATGCAATCCCGGGGAAAATAAAAGCAACATTTATGCATAATATCGTGATGAACCACAGATATGTCGCTTTATATAAATATGACTGTATATGCATATCTGCACAATCCAAAAGAATCATATAGGTATCCTTCATAAACCGCAGAACAGGAAAAGCTGTTATGGAAAACAGCAGTGACTGTATCAAAAAGGTAGCTGTAAACCGGCTCATATAAGGCTCCAGAAGGTAGCCTGTCTGTACTGAAATTGTAAATACAAGCAGCGTATACGTCCATGCAAAGCAGATTACAAATATATTATGCTTCATGCTGTCCTCATACAGATAATGCAGAGGCAGCAAATATAAAAATCCAGCCAGTGTGAACAGTCCGTTTCCGTTGCCGTAGCTTGGAAGCTGTCGCAGCAGCATGTAAAAAAAGGCCATCATCACACATGTAAATAAGAGGATGATAAGCAAAATTTTCCAGAGTGCATAGCGTCTTCGGGAATGTCGATCCGCAATATACATATTCATAGCAATGATTTCCGCAACGACACCCATTTGTAAAAAAAACTCCATCCAATCACCTTTTCCTATATATATAATACAGCAATCAGGGGATGAAAAGAAGTTATTTTTGTATGAGATACTGTAAATATCTGTAAAGAGGTGTAAACCGGATGAGAGTGTAGGAAAGCAGGACACCTGCGAAGTTTAGGATAAAATCATCGATATCCATCGTACCACTCAATGTGAAAAACTGAGTGACCTCTACCATCACAATCAGCACTGCCATAGAAAATAGTAGCCTCAGCGGACATTTTGCCCACTTGGTGAGAAGCAGCAGGAAGAAAGGAAATGGCATGAATGCAATAAAATTTCCAAAAAGATTCATGATGGCAATCTGATTACTGATACCGGGGATTTCAAAAATCAGCATCATTTGACGGATTGTAGCGAACGGTTTAAGATTCGTACCATATTCCCACTGCATACGCAAAGCATTCGCATACGACTGGAGCGCAGATCGACATAATCTCTTGCGAACTCACTGGCAAAGAACAGCATATAGATCATTTGAAATATATAAAATAAGAACAGGACAGACCACATCAGACGCAAATTTCTTGTCTGCTTCTCATGATTACAAGTACGATTTTGAAGGAGCACGGAGATGATGAGCGATGCACATATAATTACAGAAAACAGCACGATCCCTGAAAAATTCAGAAAGTTTTCTATGGTGAGATAAATATAGAGAAGCATTGCACAGGTACAAATGCCAAGACTGATATAGGACAGCTCTTTCTTATATTTGAATAACATACCAAAACTCCCTTCATGTGTATATATGATAAAGGAGATTGCCTTTTTACACAAGAGGCTAACCCTTAATATTTTCTTAGGATTGCAGAAGATTATTCCAGCTAATTCAAGGAACTGCTTCCATAATACCTGCGACTGCATATTCCCTGTTGGTGATGAAGCAGATTAAAAACTTCAGGCCATTTTCTACTAAAAACAATACGGTTGCCATATACTGTAACGGACATACCGCAGTAAACGATATGCATGCAACACTGGATAATGTACGGAAAACGCCAATATTTAACTTTTTCTTAAGAAAGGAAATACCATATACAAATGTGGATTCTGTAGTATAATATCCTTGTGAGGTTAAACAGAATGAAGATATTTACATGTGTGAAATGCGGCAGTCCCATCAAGCTGCATGTGATAAAAGGCTATGTGCATTTGACTTGTCCAACATGTCAGACGCAATATCAGCTGGATGCCGTGAGTCTGAAAAAATATATGCTGATACCGTTGCTGTCGGTGGCAGCGGCTGTTGGCAGCAGTCTGCGCTTTTTGCAGGGAAGAACGATTGATATCAAATTTATTTATATACTGAGCGTATCCTTTGTATTATCGGGATTGCTTGGCTGGCTCTGTGTGAAGGCAGGGATTTTAACATATGAAGAGAAGGAAAACAGGTGAAAGCATGGAAAAAATGAGGAAAACACCGGGAAAGCGAAAAACATATCAGCTGGCTGTGGACGGTATTCGCCCTTTAACTGCACAGGACAGTAAGAATCGGCTGCTTGCATTCTGTATGGATGTTAGCATTATGCTATGCCCGATTGCCTTATGGAATATTATTTTACTGGCTGTACTGGGAAATATCATCAGTATATCCGGTATCAAACTCATCAGTATATTTATTGGGGTTCTGCTTGTCATATCAATCTTATTTCTTAACAGCTATATATACAGGCAGACCGGAGGTCAAAGCGTCGGTATGCGGATGTTTGGTTTCAAGGTAGTTAAGAAAAGCGGAAGAAAAGCCAGCCGCCAACAGCTGTTACTGAGAGAATTGGCAGGCTTTGATATTCCGTTTATTA comes from the Erysipelotrichaceae bacterium 66202529 genome and includes:
- a CDS encoding PTS ascorbate transporter subunit IIB; amino-acid sequence: MEIRSIMCCCGQGLGSSMIVSMNVEKALKKLGVSGVRVEHTALGEITENSADLFVVGADLAPQMTNYKNKIILNQLMDMNEIETKLKEAFGL
- a CDS encoding PTS ascorbate transporter subunit IIC produces the protein MLDFIINILSTPAILVGLMSLLGLALQRKPIEDIIKGTVKTIVGFLVLTAGSSFLQTGSLNAFGDLFNYAFSMQGVVPNNEAIVSLALKDFATDTAYIMCLGMIFNIVMARFSRMHYIFLTGHHTLYMACMLAVILNVGGLEGFQLWLGGGLLLGFIMALSPAYCQPTMRKITKTDELGFGHFGGAGYWFAAQCGKLFKGKGKSTEEVNFPQRLTFLRDTTVAIGLTMVVFFLIVTAVAVGKGILSADAAEIVKTYPNLAGLLNVGAETKTHWAVWAITSGLSFAGGVYIILSGVRLIVGEIVPAFRGIAEKLVPGAVPAIDCPVVFPYAPNAVLIGFLVSFLGGIVGLFVLGFIDANIMSVALILPGVIPHFFCGATAGVFANAEGGLKGCVFGSFMHGLLITFLPAICMPVMGALNFANTTFSDADFSWMGIVFGNIAQFIQGAGLLGVCVVVFLIPIVYNYVAPKKAKKAE
- a CDS encoding family 43 glycosylhydrolase; this translates as MKNKTLWTDTNGSAIQAHGGMILQHEGMYYWYGENKDTETINRHVDFIGISCYSSSDLEHWDNEGIVLAPMSQDPGHMLHTTKICERPRVLYNKHTKQFIMYTHADTSDYFYAGVNVAVSSSPTGPFQYLKSFQPNRQDSRDMTLFQDSEGSAWLIHSANYNKTINFSRLDNDYLNVTGSYFSIFQDQEREAPCIMHYRNCYYMVTSGCTGWEPNPSLYGISTHLIGPWKLIDNPCTGPSYRTTFDGQGTCIFFVNDQPYILLDHWHPDDLRSSTYSILPIHITADGAMEIEWQEEFNSPLLVV
- a CDS encoding PRD domain-containing protein produces the protein MNILWNLDKRCQEILKRLMYAGGYLKIQDLADEMQISRRSVYYDITKINEWLEDQDIDPLVQERGKGIFVSSDQSRRIQEALSDQGSDNYHVFTPEERSRIEICAIIIRSHPLYIENFMEVCQVSRNTVINDLKNVIRFLENYNLELTYDIKSGYRIAGDTIKKRAIFFMLFPSLWEYYDRQVVLAENEQRIREILVKLKKIESELHAEYVSGVLPTLAVFMSTIDKRSDELTFSDMDEEEIVETREYQLVSQYFPDLENGEKIYVTLHLLGSRLQTIPVNVMKEQDETYEISKNLVHEFERLTCIFFDQEEELVDAINAHLKTSLYRYRYGIQLGNPMLNSIKTEYEELYEITKKSCEYLEKKLGCLISDAEVAYITLHFGAFLTTNQTQKRNLRILIICPNGIGTGNMLRNEVASLVPQATEIVNLPLSQYEEDHDFDVVISTVVLPKEKKLIVVHPILTDQDRVTILRNCMYTEPQANLQIQEIVRLATSYIPSSKLNEFEKDLQDYYSSIQIRTVPHRNFGQNLVYYLKPSHIQICRDACDWEEALRLSCKPLLMEDSITQEYVEAIVADQKNRGLMMFLADGLVLAHAAIEKGVKQLDVALCTFKHPVTFLNGKQARIIIVLCAEDQTKHIRILNDVLNIFSKKKSIEQLTALDSSEDIQGYIRSHTQENEG
- a CDS encoding transketolase, translating into MCNLKESSNTSADSKKEVVSLETSQLNELQVFAAQLRIDILEMLEHRGYGHLGGSLSIVELMSVLYGKQLHVDPKQPQMEDRDMVVLSKGHAGPAWYCALAEKGFFDKEWLMTLNDGGTRLPSHPDRLKTPGVDMTTGSLGQGTSAAAGIATGLKMKGSNRYVYMIVGDGELNEGQCWEAFQYVANYKLNNCIVVIDDNKRQLDGFTKDVMNPFSIPDKMKAFGFDVQVVKGDDIEAIDAAIDRAKAVEDQAVCIVLDTIKGQGVPYFEKMVSNHSVKFNNDEVISETHKAIQELKQFIEKEGQ
- a CDS encoding alpha-ketoacid dehydrogenase subunit beta, encoding MFTLSKDRSKKGKELRMVVVETLQDMMKSDDLVVAMEADLGGASGFTKIQKSNPDRFIQCGISEANMTGVAAGLSVTGFKPYLHTFGPFASRRIYDQVFLSGAYAGNTMNIYGSDPGFAAGPNGGTHTTWEDVALMRAIPQAVVCDAADEVQLDWIIREFAKMEGVHYFRANRKDVRNVYEKGSTFEMGKGNIVREGSDVLIISAGQLVSDALDCAERLEQEGISAEVIDMFCIKPLDEELIIREAAGKKAVVSFENHSVIGGLGSAVAEVLAEHNICVKFKRHGVCERFGQVGTPEFLQKEFHLTADDLYETVQGVLK
- a CDS encoding diguanylate cyclase, which encodes MEFFLQMGVVAEIIAMNMYIADRHSRRRYALWKILLIILLFTCVMMAFFYMLLRQLPSYGNGNGLFTLAGFLYLLPLHYLYEDSMKHNIFVICFAWTYTLLVFTISVQTGYLLEPYMSRFTATFLIQSLLFSITAFPVLRFMKDTYMILLDCADMHIQSYLYKATYLWFITILCINVAFIFPGIALLQILTFIVIACNLLFSFRLIREVLLNGQVIGNLKTIASIDTLTGLKNRAALYRDYEEFYARLDRFHVLFLDLDHFKQINDSYGHANGDQYLCTFSGLLREICNKHDAQAYRISGDEFIILSKKESPSDILKKLTSLTFRFGAISFLGVSYGSASYPQDMGNLDKLISIADQRMYESKNRKKAV
- a CDS encoding PTS sugar transporter subunit IIA; this translates as MTSMEKLLQEKNCYLRDRVQDWKEAVHIACEPLIEQNYCTTAYEDAIYEITEKLGPYYVLCENLALIHASNQSGVNDTQMAVTVLKEPVKFKPDGYDVRVLVTLVAKDSESHMEGIQAVSNIFSDEKKVQKILDATCPKEIFDLFISNACEK